The genomic DNA CTCTCTATGTTTACAGGTTTATATTCCAATCAGCCCATCAATCAATTAAGGTTGTTGAATTTTTGAACTTTTGTTGAAactgattttcattttaaccaGTTAAGACTCATCACCATTTGCTTGGGGTTTGACCTCTAAATTTTGCACTTAAGTTTGAGTTTCAGTGGGCAGGTCCACGCGTGGCATTAATAACAAGACAACATGCTGAACTACTAAAACGTTTTTTGCATGGGTGCTAGAACTTCAAAAGAGGAATCAATGGGAAAAATATATGGTCTGGACATCATTTTCTATTCATTATCACAGCTAATTCATACTTTCTAAATGAGTACTTTTTTACCGCACATTACAGAAGATAAAAGTGTTAGCTGTCTTTCAGCTGATGTGATCTATCCTGGAAAAGAAAGTGAtccctctttaaaaaaataaaagttaacaACTCTATAATTCAGGAATGGCGATTTAGGTTGGAAAGAAAACCACCATACGCACTGGTACTGGTACAGCagtgagcagggagagagagagaccaccaAAGTCAAAAGGGATGGAATTTTAcctgcctcccctccccccacgtcTCTCCCTGATGCGTAGGGCGTCTCCTTGGCTTGACCTGTCCGCTTGTTTCCTGTCGCCGTGCCGACAAGGGGATTTACACGGTCAACAGAGCCGCTGATGTCACGCGCACCGGCAGGAATTCAATCAGCATTTTTAAAGACTAGAATTAGCCCTGTCTAAACcgccacccccccttccccttatTGCATCACTTCCTCTCTGTATCCCTCCCCAGCTCCCAGGTGGCTTGCCGCCAGGCTGCGATTAAGCACGCATCGGACCGTCAATGGGGGCTGACACCGTTTCCACGGAGAGCAAACAAGGTGGAGGTGCAGGCCACTGGGGTCAATGAGTTTGCCTTCTATCTCAGCCGGCGATGGCATGATTAAACAGGATTGCCTTATAAATCATTCAATCTCCTGCAGTGTCACCAGGAAAGAcataaatgaaatattattacAGATAGGCATACACTGATAGCGGTCAATGGATCACTTGTTCTGCACATGGTGATATAATAAGTATTAACAATATGGAAAAAGACCtgaaatggcaaagactgaaaTTCTGATAGAGGCCATTAGAtcatttgtactgtatgtcattacAAATCAAATAATTTTAACATCTCAGAAAAAGAGTGTACGTGATGCCATTCTAAAAGTCCAGTTTAAATGTTCAGTTTTCCTCCTGTTCTTTATTCAATACGTTTCAAAATGTCAGAAGACACAGGCTTTTTTTGAACATACAATTTTGTATAAATATGGTACAATTAAATTTTCAGTTCTTAGCTATCATTAACAAACCTCTGGATCTGGTGTCCACACGACTGTCAACTTTGGTATTTTAATTGGTATGAAAACAGTTGGATCATTTTTCAGCTTCTTGTGTTTTCAAGCCTTACTGTAATTGCATACAGTGATTGAGTCTCCCTGTTATGGTACATGCTTAATGGTATCTGTCTCTCCACCAATATAACACTGAAGCAAAGTTTACTAAAGTGCTTTAGTGTATTGCTGTATGGTAAGTGCTATTTGTGCTAATAATGCCTGGGGTATGTCTCACATTTAAACACACTTGCTTTGTATTGTGTGAAGCTAATTCACAAATGTGCGTCAGTGTGTCTGGGTAGCATCCATCCCACGGGGGATGGGTGTTTGGAGATGGTAATTGGAATTGACTGGATCTTACTCTTTTCCACAGGCTGCCCAGGTGACAATGGAAGGTACAGGgcgtggggaagggggggggtggggggtggggggggggggtccacccTTATATTAAGTGCGGAAGAGGAGCAGGCGAGACACTTTATAACGAAGATTCTCAGAGCTCTGAAATCCGCACAGCAACCGGCAACTTTGAAATTTGCTCTGACTGAAGAAATACTTTTTGTGCTGACAGCAGAacaggagaggtggagacaAAGCAAGAGCCAAACGCACAGCTGACAGAAAGACTGACAAAATTGGACGGGCAGACAGAAGATCTCTTCAAGGAAGATCcgtttgtattttattgcatCCTTATTTAGGTAAGACACAAATATAATGGACGGTATGCTTGTTGTGATGGCGATGGGAATTGTCAGCAGGTCTCTTGCCCTGTTGAGAGATTTCATTGCACACACTTTTATATTCGGTGTGAGGCCCATCTGAGTGTAAGAATAAAAGGTGTTTTTATACTATTCTGACGTATCAAGAAAGATTTtgacttttatatttttattgattgattgacaacTGTTTACACACTAGAATAAACTAGGCTAGGTTGAATGGAATAACTGACGTTTCCACAAAATAATTCAGTTCGTGCTAAACTGGGTTTCAGAAGAACATATTACACAATAGTAATTGCATATGTTGTAGTAATGGCCAGTAAATAGCCGGGCATCTGGAGCAGTATAGCAAAAGCATGTATCAAGCGTGTAAATatgatgtaaaatgaaaatatgaaaaaaccggctccctctctcccttcccagCAGTCATGGTGAACGCAGGCAGGCTGGTGCTGGTTTTGGGGGTGCTGCTGTGTTTGGGGGCGCGACTCTCCCTGTCCCAGCACTGGTCGCATGGCTGGTACCCTGGAGGAAAGAGGGAGCTGGACTCCCTCGCCACTGCGGAGGTGCGACCCCGAAAACCTCTCCcctaaaaaaatctttattttaaaCACCTGACACCTTTGGACACTGCATGAAATGCATGCTTGGAATTATATGGTTCTGTCTccattctgagtggttttgagatattgagcttcaacgATTCCAAAATGAGTCGGCTCCAAGCAGATCTTTTAGATTTAGCATCTTTTCATACTTTAAACAGCATTTTTGTGTAacttcacacatttatttagtgCCATATATggcaacatatttatgacactcactcattttgacaaaaatgtcagttagagcCTTATAATTCTTGACGTCAGGCAAAATTTCCACAGGTTACTgagaaaagtattttttcaccaATATGATaaatcttcctctctctccccctctctctcttactctctcaggTTTTGGAAGAGATAAAACTCTGTGATGGGGGAGAATGCAGCTACCTGAGACCACAGAGGAAAAGCCTCTTAAAAAACATTCTGGTGAGTGCAGGAGAGACACTGAATATGTCATTAAAGGAAGGAAGAGCCTGGTAGTGTGGCAGAGAGagtaggggggagggggtccctGTGAATATAGCAAATGGTTGGCTCCATGAGGGGATAGCCTACAGCTAAAAAGGAATGGCACAACAAATATCCCTACTGCATTCTAGCGTGAAACTAGCTGCTGTTCTTTTACTGACAGCTGGATGCCCTCGCCCAGGAGttccagaggaagaggaagtgacatcaccccGCTGTTTTTCCTTCACATCGCAACTGTATCCAGATGGACAAGTCCATTTTCCCTGGAATGACTAGGACCAAATGGACTGGCAAGAGCCTCACAGTTAGATCAGTCTCTTCTGACTTCCTCTACATGATTTACTCTGGCTACTTCTATTTCCTCTTGTCTTAAACTCCATTTTTCCAACGGTCTCTTTTCCACAACTTTATTCACTCTCTTATATTTGAATTGCATTTCTAACTCATTCTCAGTCAGAcaacctctctctctatatatatatgtttaattttttttgctgtgaaaaCTGACTGCAACTCTGTATTACTGTAACATGCTGTCGCTCAGTATTtaataaaagtatttattttgttacataCATCTTCAATTTTGTGCTACTTAAACTGATTCCAAGAAGGTCTATTTTCTGTGTTGGACTGAAGAAATATTATTGTTTTGGCCAGTACAGCCCCCTCTGTGGCCTCATCCTCCAGGACACTCATCCACATAGCACGCTGTAGAACTATATTTCACCAGAACAGGACAATACTCATTATTATATAGCATTGCTAAAATGCAAGTCACTAGAGTTACATATTACGGTCACCACAGTACTGTTTCagaactggagacagcttcTGCTTACCAGTTCCGTGGATTCCTATGGGAATGAGCTACTCAGTGGCGTAAGAAGGCAATTCATGGAGGCTGTTTGACTATGGAGCTTTGTGGCACCAGAGCATGCAGACTGGGTACCTAAAGTGGAAGAAAatgacatgaaaacaaaaatcttcTTCAGTGTGGCTCAGGAAAAAAATGCCACTGGATAGTAATTGGTTCACAGTAGAGAcattttagaatttaaaagtactgtccaaaatatTATACATTCGCCAGGGTAAAGTCGTAGTTTAGAATGGGCTTGCGAGCTTCTTGGTGAATGTCAATCCGTGGCCCCCTGGTTGGAACCGACGTTCACCAAATGGCTGCATTCCCGCTCCCAAGCAGCAGATGGCAGCACACTTACTCagataaatatttttcttgaGGTGGGGTTTTATTCAGAGCCACTCTCAAGCCTTCAGCTTCAGATAGAAACAAAGATGGAGCCCGAAAGTGCGTCTGTCCCGCTGCTAGGCGagacacattttgaaaatagtAAAATTAGCGCTCTAGAGTCGGCCTCTGTAACAGACGCTGACACAGTTAAAAACACTCATAACACCTATAAAACCCAGAGTGAAGGTGAGTTCGGAAAGAacctgaaataaacaaataccgTAGCATCGATGGTGCTCATTCTAATAAAAAACGA from Conger conger chromosome 12, fConCon1.1, whole genome shotgun sequence includes the following:
- the gnrh2 gene encoding progonadoliberin-2, whose product is MVNAGRLVLVLGVLLCLGARLSLSQHWSHGWYPGGKRELDSLATAEVLEEIKLCDGGECSYLRPQRKSLLKNILLDALAQEFQRKRK